The Methyloferula stellata AR4 genome includes a window with the following:
- a CDS encoding septation protein A, with product MTQCKHPYAAPVRAKPNPWVKFLLEMGPLLLFFFANAKPKLFEPLVAPLLPEAILNGSSAGLFTATVVLMVAVVAALIASFVTTKRLPIMPLVTAILVLIFGALTLYLQDDRFIKMKPTVLYLAFGGALFGGLLFNKPLLPIVLDNAMNLTERGWRLLTIRWASFFFVLAILNEIVWRTQSNDVWVAFKFPGTVILIFLFTFAQVPLIMKHELTEEAKKNAPEHF from the coding sequence ATGACCCAATGCAAACACCCTTATGCCGCTCCCGTCCGCGCCAAGCCGAACCCTTGGGTCAAATTTCTTCTCGAAATGGGGCCGCTGCTTTTATTCTTTTTCGCCAATGCGAAGCCGAAACTTTTCGAGCCCTTGGTCGCGCCGCTTCTGCCGGAGGCGATTCTGAATGGCTCAAGCGCCGGGCTTTTCACCGCGACGGTTGTTTTGATGGTCGCCGTCGTCGCAGCGCTCATCGCCTCTTTCGTGACGACGAAGCGCCTGCCGATCATGCCGCTTGTGACAGCCATCCTGGTTTTGATCTTCGGCGCGCTCACGCTTTATCTGCAGGATGACCGCTTCATCAAAATGAAGCCCACCGTTCTTTATCTCGCTTTCGGTGGCGCCCTTTTCGGCGGGCTGCTTTTCAACAAGCCCTTGCTGCCGATCGTTCTCGATAATGCGATGAACCTCACCGAACGCGGCTGGAGGCTCTTGACGATCCGCTGGGCAAGTTTCTTTTTCGTGCTCGCAATTTTAAACGAAATCGTCTGGCGCACGCAAAGCAATGATGTCTGGGTGGCGTTCAAATTTCCCGGCACGGTGATTTTGATTTTCCTCTTCACTTTCGCGCAAGTGCCGCTCATCATGAAACATGAGCTGACGGAAGAGGCGAAAAAAAACGCGCCGGAGCATTTTTGA
- a CDS encoding DUF447 domain-containing protein, giving the protein MIRETIVATVDASGQSHLAPLGLIQDGEGWIIAPFHPSKTLDNLRAVPFATANYTDDVRIFAGCLTGRSTWPLIQAGDFPVSRLAAALAHARLAVLHVEEHDQRPRFHCKVLHLAQHQPFEGMNRAKAAVVELAILASRLSMLPRDKVEAEIAYIRIAVEKTAGPEELEAFGWLMEKVEGFYKGIQS; this is encoded by the coding sequence ATGATCCGCGAAACGATCGTTGCCACGGTCGATGCGTCAGGTCAGTCACATCTCGCGCCGCTTGGGTTGATCCAAGATGGCGAGGGCTGGATCATCGCGCCTTTCCATCCGTCGAAAACGCTCGACAATCTGCGCGCCGTGCCTTTCGCGACCGCCAATTACACCGACGATGTGCGCATCTTCGCGGGTTGCCTCACAGGGCGCAGCACGTGGCCGCTGATACAAGCGGGCGATTTTCCGGTGTCGCGTTTGGCGGCGGCCCTGGCGCATGCACGGCTCGCCGTTCTGCATGTCGAAGAGCATGACCAAAGGCCCCGGTTCCATTGCAAGGTTTTGCACCTTGCGCAGCATCAGCCCTTCGAGGGCATGAACCGGGCCAAGGCGGCGGTGGTTGAGCTCGCCATTCTTGCAAGCCGTCTGTCCATGCTGCCGCGCGATAAGGTGGAGGCCGAAATCGCCTATATCAGAATCGCCGTCGAAAAGACGGCCGGCCCCGAGGAGCTTGAGGCTTTCGGCTGGCTGATGGAAAAGGTCGAGGGGTTTTATAAAGGGATACAAAGCTAA
- a CDS encoding DUF6513 domain-containing protein gives MAEIEPVAERILFLTGHLARPRLEKVLHGLGETPFVWTVFDVGVQVAALMTGSIILRRLPRPVEADKIMVPGRCRADLDALSAELGVPVVRGPDELVDLPAFLGRGGTMRDLSRYDMRIFSEIVDASAQTVEAIVRRASAMRQAGANVIDLGCLPDTPFPLLEDAVRALKAEGFLVSVDSAQTEELERGAKAGADFLLSLTEETLWIAERYKVTPVLIPKVHRDLDSLWRVTEMAQAKQLSFMIDPILDPIHFGFMESLAGYREARRRFPVAEIMMGTGNLTELTEADSGGVTAMLLGICSELAIRDLLIVQVSPHTRRTIEEHDAARRLMFAAREDQALPKGYDAGLLQLHAKKPFVAMPAEIAERAAEVRDANFRIEVAEDGIHIYNRDGHHVATHAMELYPRLGVEKDGAHAFYLAAELTKAEIAFALGKRFVQDEPLDWGVATDKAAEEDLSQLREAGHTLRAKTSDVKGEKP, from the coding sequence ATGGCTGAGATCGAACCCGTGGCTGAACGCATCCTGTTCCTGACCGGGCATCTCGCCCGCCCGCGCCTTGAAAAAGTGCTTCACGGTCTCGGCGAGACGCCTTTCGTCTGGACGGTCTTCGATGTCGGCGTGCAGGTCGCGGCCTTGATGACCGGCTCCATTATTTTGCGCCGCCTGCCGCGCCCCGTCGAGGCCGATAAGATCATGGTGCCCGGACGCTGCCGCGCCGATCTCGACGCGCTGTCCGCCGAACTCGGCGTGCCGGTCGTGCGTGGTCCGGACGAGCTCGTCGATCTGCCGGCTTTTCTCGGACGCGGCGGAACCATGCGCGATCTTTCGCGCTACGACATGCGCATTTTCAGCGAAATCGTCGATGCTTCGGCGCAAACGGTCGAGGCGATCGTGCGCCGCGCCTCAGCCATGCGGCAGGCGGGCGCCAATGTCATCGATCTCGGCTGCCTGCCCGATACGCCCTTCCCGCTTCTTGAAGATGCCGTACGCGCGCTCAAGGCGGAAGGCTTTCTGGTCAGCGTCGATTCGGCGCAAACCGAAGAATTGGAGCGCGGCGCCAAAGCGGGCGCCGATTTTCTTCTAAGTTTGACCGAAGAGACTTTGTGGATCGCCGAGCGCTACAAGGTCACGCCCGTGCTGATCCCCAAGGTGCATCGCGATCTCGACTCGCTCTGGCGCGTGACGGAGATGGCGCAGGCCAAACAGCTTTCCTTCATGATCGATCCGATCCTCGATCCGATCCATTTCGGATTCATGGAGTCGCTTGCAGGCTACAGGGAAGCGCGGAGGCGTTTCCCTGTAGCCGAGATCATGATGGGCACTGGCAATCTCACCGAATTGACGGAAGCCGATTCAGGCGGCGTCACCGCCATGCTGCTCGGCATATGTTCGGAACTTGCGATCCGCGATCTTCTCATCGTGCAAGTCAGTCCGCATACGCGCCGTACGATCGAAGAGCATGATGCGGCGCGCCGCCTCATGTTCGCCGCGCGCGAAGACCAGGCTTTGCCCAAAGGCTATGACGCCGGGCTCTTGCAACTGCACGCCAAGAAGCCTTTCGTCGCGATGCCCGCCGAGATCGCCGAGCGCGCCGCCGAGGTGCGCGATGCGAATTTCCGCATCGAGGTCGCGGAAGACGGCATCCACATCTACAATCGCGACGGCCATCATGTCGCGACACATGCGATGGAGCTCTATCCGCGCCTCGGCGTCGAAAAAGACGGCGCGCATGCATTTTATCTCGCCGCGGAACTGACGAAAGCCGAGATTGCCTTCGCGCTCGGCAAAAGATTCGTGCAGGATGAACCGCTCGATTGGGGCGTCGCCACGGACAAGGCCGCGGAGGAGGATCTCTCGCAGCTGCGCGAGGCGGGCCATACGTTGCGCGCAAAAACATCGGACGTGAAAGGTGAAAAACCATGA
- a CDS encoding (5-formylfuran-3-yl)methyl phosphate synthase — protein MTLMLASVTGPAEAEIAIAGGADLIDLKDPSQGAFGALPVAVVSETVKMIAGRRLVSAVVGDIPMQPAALFEAASRMAETGVDYVKIGLLPSEAFAACIEALAPLAAKVHLVAAFFADQGPLDFTALSLLAQHGFKAAMLDTAEKGAGRLMSHLGIADLARFVEACREASLLSGLAGALETPDIARLLLLQPGFLGFRGALCQAGRRTAGIDPEAVKIVRDLIPREMAANEFGMGPKVDWRLLAARGYAAPSEKDGETDRVFVHDLVMPVAIGAYDFERGHTQRVRFNIDVDIRRTNTQAEDMRDVFSYDLIVDAIKLILSRGHVALVETLAEQIAAALLAHRSVVTIRVRVEKLDVIEGCVGIEIHRERAAAAARVHQIFPGFSSG, from the coding sequence ATGACGCTCATGCTCGCCAGCGTCACCGGACCGGCCGAGGCCGAAATCGCTATTGCCGGCGGCGCCGATCTCATCGATCTGAAAGATCCGTCGCAGGGCGCTTTCGGGGCTTTGCCGGTCGCAGTGGTAAGCGAGACCGTCAAGATGATCGCTGGCCGCAGGCTCGTCAGCGCGGTTGTCGGCGACATTCCCATGCAGCCTGCCGCGCTTTTCGAGGCCGCGAGCCGCATGGCGGAAACCGGCGTCGATTACGTGAAGATCGGCTTGCTGCCGAGCGAAGCCTTCGCGGCTTGCATCGAGGCTCTGGCGCCCTTGGCGGCCAAGGTCCATCTCGTCGCGGCCTTCTTCGCCGATCAAGGCCCGCTCGATTTTACGGCGCTCAGTCTTCTCGCGCAGCATGGTTTCAAGGCGGCCATGCTCGATACGGCTGAAAAGGGCGCGGGCCGGCTGATGTCGCATCTCGGCATTGCGGATCTCGCCCGGTTCGTCGAAGCCTGCCGCGAAGCCTCGCTGCTCAGCGGTCTCGCGGGAGCGCTCGAAACGCCGGACATCGCGCGTTTGCTCCTGCTGCAACCGGGCTTTTTGGGCTTCAGGGGCGCGCTCTGTCAGGCCGGCAGGCGTACTGCCGGGATCGATCCGGAAGCGGTGAAGATCGTCCGTGATCTCATTCCGCGCGAAATGGCGGCGAATGAATTCGGCATGGGGCCGAAAGTCGATTGGCGTCTGCTCGCGGCGCGAGGCTATGCCGCGCCAAGCGAAAAGGATGGCGAGACCGACCGCGTCTTCGTTCATGACCTCGTGATGCCGGTCGCCATCGGGGCCTATGATTTCGAACGCGGCCACACGCAGCGCGTCCGTTTCAACATCGATGTCGATATCCGCCGCACAAATACGCAAGCCGAGGATATGCGCGATGTCTTCTCCTATGATCTCATCGTCGATGCGATCAAACTGATCCTGAGCCGCGGTCATGTCGCCCTGGTCGAGACCTTGGCGGAACAGATCGCGGCGGCGCTGCTGGCGCACCGTTCCGTCGTCACGATCAGAGTGCGGGTCGAAAAGCTCGATGTGATCGAGGGCTGCGTCGGCATTGAAATCCATCGCGAGCGCGCCGCTGCTGCGGCGCGCGTGCATCAGATCTTCCCCGGCTTTTCGAGCGGCTAA
- a CDS encoding DUF3280 domain-containing protein — protein sequence MLRSALLLFLCVFATAVMAAPPRAVVFDFELIDTSLTGEMRGVNKEETARLAKLAPVLREKLAASGRYEIVDLGPEEAAAKAANLQACGGCDVAIAKKLDADLSITGTVQKVSELILNINIYMRDVKTGRLTDAYSVDIRDNTDQSWLRGLDYLIRNRLLTSSEKPAPEKATQ from the coding sequence ATGCTGCGTTCAGCCCTGCTGCTTTTTCTTTGCGTTTTCGCCACGGCTGTCATGGCCGCGCCGCCGCGCGCCGTCGTTTTCGATTTCGAATTGATCGATACGAGCCTCACTGGAGAGATGAGGGGCGTCAACAAGGAAGAGACGGCCCGTTTGGCCAAGCTGGCGCCGGTTCTGCGCGAAAAGCTTGCTGCTTCCGGCCGCTATGAAATCGTCGATCTCGGCCCTGAGGAAGCCGCGGCTAAAGCCGCCAATTTGCAGGCCTGCGGCGGTTGCGACGTGGCGATCGCCAAGAAGCTCGATGCCGATCTTTCGATTACCGGTACCGTGCAGAAAGTGTCGGAGCTCATTCTCAATATCAATATTTATATGCGCGACGTGAAAACCGGCAGATTGACCGATGCCTATAGCGTCGATATTCGCGACAATACGGATCAAAGCTGGCTGCGGGGTCTCGATTATCTGATCCGCAACCGTCTCCTCACGTCGTCGGAGAAGCCCGCGCCAGAGAAGGCCACTCAATGA
- a CDS encoding PQQ-dependent catabolism-associated CXXCW motif protein translates to MRVKSSFWLSLAVAISFAAAGARAADSAPPPEPETYRLDNYRAPTPATLDAQPGLITAEAEALWKSKDAVFVDVLPHVPRPANLAEGTIWREKPRDDIPGSIWLPDTGYGALAPETEAYLRAGLAAVTGGALTRKIVFYCLKDCWMSWNAAKRAKTFGYTKVFWYPWGTEGWAEAGLPLEDRKPYPRN, encoded by the coding sequence ATGCGCGTTAAGTCTTCGTTCTGGCTTTCGCTCGCGGTCGCGATCTCCTTTGCTGCGGCCGGCGCTCGCGCGGCGGATAGCGCGCCGCCGCCAGAACCAGAGACCTACCGGCTCGACAATTACCGGGCGCCGACGCCTGCGACGCTCGACGCTCAGCCTGGTCTCATCACGGCGGAAGCCGAAGCGCTCTGGAAGAGCAAGGACGCGGTTTTCGTCGACGTCCTGCCGCATGTGCCGCGCCCGGCGAATCTCGCGGAAGGCACGATCTGGCGGGAGAAGCCACGCGACGACATTCCAGGAAGCATCTGGCTGCCCGATACTGGCTATGGCGCCCTTGCGCCCGAAACCGAAGCCTATTTGCGCGCGGGGCTCGCGGCGGTGACGGGCGGCGCACTTACCCGCAAAATCGTCTTCTATTGCCTCAAGGACTGCTGGATGTCTTGGAATGCCGCCAAGCGGGCGAAGACATTCGGCTATACAAAAGTGTTCTGGTATCCGTGGGGCACCGAAGGCTGGGCCGAAGCTGGCCTGCCGCTCGAAGATCGCAAGCCCTATCCACGCAATTGA
- a CDS encoding substrate-binding domain-containing protein — MSVVSGVSAAYVGAGTARAQSNENGDAAAIELVDPKVFRVCDDPHNLPFSNEAGEGFENKIATLLAGKLQKPVAYTFYPNTTGFVRNTLNAFRCDVVMGIPQGDDIVQGTNPYYRTAYTLVSKKGSGLDKVETLEDPLLKGKHIGIIAGTPPSTNLATNGLIANAKPYPLVVDTRYDAPTLDMIEDLKKGTIDIAVLWGPIAGYLAKKSETPLVVVPLIKETSGPKMVYRIGMGVRHSDQNWKRDLNKLIAENQGEINKILTDYGVPLLDENNQPLTR, encoded by the coding sequence ATGAGTGTGGTTTCAGGCGTCTCCGCGGCCTATGTCGGCGCCGGGACTGCGCGGGCTCAAAGCAATGAAAACGGCGACGCCGCGGCGATCGAGCTGGTCGATCCGAAAGTCTTCAGGGTCTGCGACGATCCCCACAACCTGCCTTTCTCGAATGAGGCCGGCGAGGGATTCGAAAATAAGATCGCCACTTTGCTTGCCGGTAAATTGCAGAAGCCCGTCGCCTATACTTTCTATCCGAACACGACCGGCTTCGTGCGCAACACGCTCAATGCGTTTCGCTGCGATGTGGTGATGGGCATTCCGCAGGGCGACGATATCGTCCAGGGCACTAACCCCTATTACCGGACGGCCTACACGCTGGTATCGAAAAAGGGCTCGGGGCTCGACAAGGTCGAGACGCTCGAGGATCCGCTGCTGAAGGGCAAGCATATAGGCATTATCGCAGGCACGCCGCCGTCGACAAATCTTGCCACCAATGGCCTCATCGCCAATGCCAAGCCCTATCCCCTCGTCGTTGATACGCGCTATGACGCGCCGACGCTCGACATGATCGAAGATTTGAAGAAGGGCACGATCGATATCGCCGTTCTCTGGGGACCGATCGCCGGCTATCTCGCCAAGAAATCGGAGACGCCGCTCGTCGTCGTGCCTCTCATCAAGGAGACTTCGGGGCCGAAAATGGTCTATCGCATCGGCATGGGCGTGCGCCATTCGGATCAGAATTGGAAGCGCGACCTCAATAAGCTGATCGCCGAAAACCAAGGTGAGATTAACAAAATTCTCACCGACTATGGCGTGCCTTTGCTCGATGAAAACAATCAGCCACTGACGCGGTGA
- the xoxF5 gene encoding lanthanide-dependent methanol dehydrogenase XoxF5, producing the protein MRKLLLMSCVGTAALLAGGAAFANEELIKLSQNPKDWVMPRGNYASTAFSQLKQITPENVKTLAPAWTFSTGVLRGHEGAPLVIGDVMFVHTPFPNIVYALDLNHEEKILWKYEPKQDPNVIPVMCCDTVNRGLSYGDGKIFLHQADTTLVALDAKTGSVVWSVKDGDPSKGATGTDAPFVMKDKVFIGVSGGEFGVQSWVSAYNIKDGKLAWRGYSMGPDSQTLIDPEKTTSLGKPVGKDSSLSTWEGDQWKIGGGATWGWYSYDPALNLIYYGSGNPSTWNPNQRPGDNKWSMTIWARDVDTGQAKWVYQMTPHDEWDYDGINEMILTDQKIDGKERKLLTHFDRNGFGYTLDRTDGELLVAEKYDPAVNWATKIDMDKSSKTYGRPEVVAKYAPGHNPADFNNKGICPAALGSKDEQPAAYSPLTELFYVPTNHVCMDYEPFVVSYTAGQPYVGATLSMYPPPGETNMGNFIAWDGKKGKIVWSDKEQFSVWSGALATASGLVFYGTLEGYLKAVDAKTGKELYKFKTPSGIIGNVMTYEHGGKQYVGILSGVGGWAGIGLAAGLTKPTDGLGAVGGYAALSNYTALGGQLTVFALPGAE; encoded by the coding sequence ATGCGTAAGTTGCTGCTCATGTCATGCGTGGGAACCGCTGCTCTGTTGGCGGGCGGCGCGGCCTTCGCCAACGAAGAACTTATTAAACTGTCGCAGAACCCCAAGGATTGGGTGATGCCGCGCGGTAATTATGCCAGCACCGCCTTTTCTCAACTGAAGCAGATCACACCCGAGAACGTGAAGACCCTTGCTCCGGCTTGGACCTTCTCGACCGGCGTTCTGCGCGGCCATGAAGGCGCGCCGCTGGTCATCGGCGACGTGATGTTCGTGCATACCCCATTCCCGAACATCGTCTATGCGCTTGACCTTAATCACGAGGAGAAGATCCTCTGGAAATATGAGCCGAAGCAGGATCCGAACGTCATTCCGGTGATGTGCTGCGACACCGTTAACCGCGGTCTGTCCTACGGCGACGGCAAGATCTTCTTGCATCAGGCCGATACGACCCTCGTAGCGCTCGACGCCAAGACCGGCTCCGTCGTTTGGTCGGTCAAGGACGGCGATCCGTCCAAGGGCGCGACCGGTACGGACGCTCCCTTCGTCATGAAGGACAAGGTCTTCATCGGCGTGTCCGGTGGTGAGTTCGGCGTCCAGTCGTGGGTCTCGGCCTATAACATCAAGGACGGCAAGCTCGCTTGGCGTGGCTATTCCATGGGCCCAGACAGCCAGACGCTGATCGATCCCGAGAAGACCACCTCGCTCGGCAAGCCGGTCGGCAAGGACTCTTCGCTCTCGACCTGGGAAGGCGATCAGTGGAAGATCGGTGGCGGCGCCACCTGGGGCTGGTATTCCTATGATCCGGCTCTCAACCTGATCTATTACGGGTCGGGCAATCCTTCGACCTGGAACCCGAATCAGCGTCCCGGCGACAACAAGTGGTCGATGACCATTTGGGCGCGTGACGTCGACACGGGCCAGGCCAAGTGGGTCTATCAGATGACCCCCCACGATGAGTGGGATTATGACGGCATCAACGAAATGATCCTCACGGATCAGAAGATCGACGGCAAGGAGCGCAAGCTTCTGACCCACTTCGACCGTAACGGCTTCGGCTATACGCTCGACCGTACCGACGGCGAACTCCTCGTCGCCGAAAAGTATGATCCGGCCGTGAACTGGGCGACCAAGATCGACATGGACAAGTCGTCCAAGACCTACGGCCGCCCGGAAGTCGTCGCCAAATATGCGCCTGGCCATAACCCGGCGGACTTCAACAACAAGGGCATCTGCCCGGCCGCCCTTGGTTCCAAGGACGAACAGCCGGCTGCCTACTCGCCGCTCACGGAACTCTTCTACGTGCCGACCAACCATGTCTGCATGGATTACGAGCCCTTCGTGGTCAGCTATACCGCCGGTCAGCCTTATGTCGGCGCCACCCTGTCCATGTATCCGCCGCCCGGCGAAACCAACATGGGCAATTTCATCGCTTGGGACGGCAAGAAGGGTAAGATCGTTTGGTCCGATAAGGAGCAGTTCTCGGTTTGGTCGGGCGCTCTCGCCACGGCTTCCGGTCTTGTCTTCTACGGCACGCTCGAAGGCTACCTGAAGGCGGTCGACGCCAAGACGGGTAAGGAACTCTATAAGTTCAAGACCCCGTCGGGCATCATCGGCAACGTCATGACCTACGAGCATGGCGGCAAGCAATATGTCGGCATCCTCTCGGGTGTTGGCGGCTGGGCCGGCATCGGCCTCGCGGCTGGCTTGACGAAGCCCACCGACGGCCTCGGCGCGGTCGGCGGCTACGCTGCCCTCTCGAACTACACCGCTCTCGGTGGACAGCTGACGGTCTTCGCCCTTCCCGGCGCGGAATGA
- a CDS encoding quinoprotein relay system zinc metallohydrolase 2, which produces MPIDRCFWLFPFFIPIFLSLAPAIAQTLDPLPVREIAPGVYAYEGAIALMDHANEGAIANIGFIVGDDAVAVVDTGGSALEGQRLREAIRKITDKPIRYVINTHEHPDHVFGNAAFEAKDATFVGHKNLPRALAQRKEFYLQAFKPMIGDDLIKDVKIIPPTLLVDIGKDKETRLDLGHRTLVLRAWPVMHTDCDLTVLDEKTATLFTGDLVFFQHVPVVDGSLKGWLAAMDELTAIPAKLAVPGHGKIGLDWPQALADERAYLTKLTKDLRGLIAKGDDVGQAAKEAGQSEAKNWQLFNDYNPRNATAGFAELEWE; this is translated from the coding sequence ATGCCGATCGACCGATGCTTTTGGCTGTTCCCGTTTTTCATCCCGATTTTTTTAAGCCTAGCGCCCGCGATCGCACAGACGCTCGATCCTTTACCAGTCCGCGAAATCGCGCCGGGCGTCTACGCCTATGAAGGCGCTATCGCTTTGATGGATCACGCGAATGAAGGCGCCATCGCGAATATCGGTTTCATTGTCGGCGACGATGCGGTCGCCGTCGTCGATACTGGCGGAAGCGCGCTCGAAGGACAAAGACTGCGCGAAGCGATCCGCAAAATCACCGACAAACCGATCCGTTACGTTATCAATACGCACGAGCATCCGGATCATGTTTTCGGAAACGCCGCCTTCGAGGCGAAGGATGCGACTTTCGTCGGGCATAAGAATTTGCCGAGGGCGCTCGCGCAACGCAAGGAATTCTATCTCCAGGCTTTCAAGCCGATGATCGGCGACGATCTCATCAAAGACGTGAAGATCATTCCGCCGACCCTGCTCGTCGATATCGGCAAGGACAAGGAAACGCGCCTCGATCTCGGTCATCGCACGCTCGTCCTGCGCGCGTGGCCGGTGATGCATACCGACTGTGACCTGACCGTTCTCGACGAAAAGACCGCGACGCTCTTCACCGGCGATCTCGTCTTCTTCCAGCATGTGCCGGTGGTCGACGGAAGCCTCAAGGGCTGGCTTGCCGCCATGGATGAACTCACGGCCATTCCTGCCAAGCTCGCCGTTCCCGGCCATGGCAAGATCGGGCTGGATTGGCCGCAGGCGCTCGCCGACGAGCGCGCCTATTTGACGAAATTGACGAAGGATCTCCGCGGTCTCATCGCCAAGGGCGACGACGTCGGACAAGCAGCCAAAGAGGCCGGGCAATCGGAGGCCAAAAACTGGCAGCTTTTCAACGATTACAATCCGCGCAATGCGACCGCGGGCTTTGCCGAACTCGAATGGGAATGA
- a CDS encoding quinoprotein dehydrogenase-associated SoxYZ-like carrier — MGLWHKGTALAATCILATALSWPAQAQDAQPDPWPSLVSDVFHDKPIKDGVGVIGLDAPVRAEDAALVPMKLSILLPPDDPRKVKSITLVIDENPAPVAAVFEIGPKARISTISTRVRVNQYTNVHAVAELSDGSLYAVMRYVKAAGGCSAPAAKNLDEANSNLGQMKFRELADADANLAPPLKEGVFMMKHPNNSGLQMDQITHLYVPARYVDSLRISQGEDLILAVTGGISISEDPNFRFSFAPNGAREVHAEAKDTSGASFRGEWPVHPTM; from the coding sequence ATGGGACTTTGGCACAAGGGAACGGCCCTCGCCGCGACATGTATCCTCGCTACTGCGCTTTCGTGGCCGGCGCAGGCGCAAGACGCCCAGCCAGATCCCTGGCCGTCTCTCGTCTCGGACGTGTTTCACGACAAGCCGATCAAGGACGGCGTCGGCGTGATCGGCCTCGACGCGCCCGTTCGTGCCGAGGACGCGGCGCTGGTTCCGATGAAATTGTCGATCCTGCTGCCGCCGGACGATCCGCGCAAAGTGAAATCGATCACGCTCGTCATCGACGAAAATCCGGCGCCTGTCGCGGCGGTTTTCGAAATCGGCCCGAAGGCGCGGATCAGCACGATTTCGACGCGCGTGCGCGTCAATCAATATACGAATGTCCATGCCGTGGCGGAGCTCTCCGACGGCTCACTCTATGCGGTGATGCGCTATGTGAAGGCGGCTGGCGGCTGCTCAGCGCCCGCCGCCAAAAATCTCGACGAGGCCAATTCGAATCTCGGCCAGATGAAGTTCCGCGAGCTGGCGGATGCCGACGCCAATCTGGCGCCCCCCTTGAAGGAAGGCGTCTTCATGATGAAGCACCCGAATAATTCGGGACTCCAGATGGATCAGATCACGCATCTTTACGTGCCGGCGCGCTATGTCGATTCGCTGCGGATCTCGCAAGGCGAGGATCTCATCCTCGCGGTCACCGGCGGCATTTCGATTTCCGAAGATCCGAATTTCCGCTTCAGCTTCGCGCCCAATGGCGCGCGTGAGGTTCACGCCGAAGCGAAGGACACGAGCGGCGCGAGCTTCCGCGGCGAATGGCCGGTCCATCCGACGATGTGA
- a CDS encoding LLM class flavin-dependent oxidoreductase → MRLGLFLNFEHGPNDGASAIRTQMDLAVKAEALGLDELWVSEHHFNRFSQSASTLPLMAALAARTSRIRIGSAAILLPLHDPIRVAEDLATIDILSNGRLDLGVARGGPFPIQYQHFRVEAADAADQNHEATDFLLRLLTEEKVAFAGRWYKAEGLTTFPRIQQNPLPVWVASSTKETIIEAGRRGWGLMAGHGASPAKIAELIQTYKTEACAGADPNFVVLRNACIADSDQEALDLALPAIERFIRGMRPMFAAQTPVDAPIPAASIDGFLAHALIGSPETCRRKLAELCAAAPVASIVLKQCWLDPARGEDMLRRFRTEVVPVAAKQEPPLRVALG, encoded by the coding sequence ATGCGTCTCGGTCTCTTCCTCAATTTCGAGCACGGCCCTAACGATGGCGCCTCGGCCATCCGCACGCAGATGGATCTCGCGGTCAAAGCCGAAGCGCTGGGCCTCGACGAGCTCTGGGTCTCCGAGCATCATTTCAATCGCTTCAGCCAATCCGCCTCGACCCTGCCTTTGATGGCCGCGCTCGCGGCCCGCACCTCGCGCATCCGCATCGGTTCGGCGGCGATCCTGCTGCCGCTGCATGATCCGATCCGAGTCGCCGAGGATCTGGCGACGATCGATATTCTTTCCAACGGAAGGCTCGATCTCGGCGTCGCGCGCGGCGGTCCCTTTCCGATCCAATATCAGCATTTCCGCGTCGAAGCGGCCGACGCGGCGGACCAGAACCACGAGGCAACCGATTTTCTGTTGCGGCTTCTGACCGAGGAGAAGGTTGCCTTCGCCGGACGCTGGTACAAGGCGGAAGGCCTCACGACCTTCCCCCGCATCCAGCAGAACCCTTTGCCGGTCTGGGTGGCGTCGAGCACCAAGGAGACGATTATCGAAGCCGGGCGGCGCGGCTGGGGCCTGATGGCCGGGCATGGCGCATCGCCGGCCAAAATCGCCGAACTCATTCAAACCTATAAGACCGAAGCTTGTGCCGGTGCCGACCCGAATTTCGTGGTTCTGCGCAATGCCTGCATCGCCGATAGCGATCAGGAAGCGCTCGACCTCGCGCTGCCCGCGATCGAGCGCTTCATTCGGGGCATGCGGCCGATGTTCGCCGCGCAAACGCCGGTCGACGCGCCGATCCCCGCCGCCTCGATCGACGGGTTTCTTGCCCATGCGCTGATCGGTTCGCCCGAAACCTGCCGCCGCAAGCTCGCCGAGCTGTGCGCGGCCGCACCTGTCGCGAGCATCGTGCTCAAACAATGCTGGCTCGATCCGGCACGCGGCGAGGATATGCTTCGCCGCTTCCGGACGGAAGTGGTGCCGGTGGCGGCGAAGCAGGAGCCGCCGCTCCGGGTTGCTCTCGGCTAA